A region from the Osmerus eperlanus chromosome 11, fOsmEpe2.1, whole genome shotgun sequence genome encodes:
- the LOC134028670 gene encoding eukaryotic translation initiation factor 4 gamma 1-like isoform X1 — translation MNKAPQPITGPPHPTPSPGLSQPPFPPGQPPSVVFASPPPQMNPTPQPRQFAPGPRALHQQGGFRSLQPYYGSRPNAPRGVPPPSSAPRQVAPTHVYQTAGSPMMMIPQQQIPFAPTPQGPAYFIPGGQYRSTYVAAAQQYPVQPGTPGFYPGTSPAECGTYAGAYYPAQPQFTPPVAPPPVIMNPAPQQQQAPPPQPMQSKRERKQIRIRDPNQGGRDITEEIMSGGRTGSTPTPPHVFDDPAQIPDDSVLTQANGESAAPAPVVIRPDDRGVPTPPPPSKTPEPVKSEPAPEIIPPSRAVSAPAPSLPLEVPPTPLADTTAPALANPPPSSQVSDVMDAPPPWEPSPTPLDPSVPAYPAPLPTRLSKTPVVEVKEEEVKQLKQEAMASAKPVRQAPPSALPSSTNGVPAQPKEAELAVLSISIPSAPQVEAPLESPIAQPEELRLPNGLPLPLPQDPERPCRVLTERHASPIAEPQVDHTVDAPVVAAPGVAAPVVAAPVVAAPVVAAPVAAAPVAAAPVAAAPVAAAPVAAAPVAAAPVAAAPVAAAPVAAAPVAAAPVAAAPVAAAPVAVTPVAAAPVAVVVESTVPPVLVDTVISAVLETVALVDTVSSVLAAPEDPETTAAVAPPPAADDREDTPPPHILAPAGDSSMQASAVYVPKKKRKMKELNKKETVGDLLDAFTEDQVVESPSEVEKALPLPASAPEAEEAKTPASAAPPAADEVDETWEEKEDKLDAENIKPKQGELKYQYKGEHWKPIDPEDKKRYDREFLLRFQNCTASLSKPEGLPHISDVVLDKANKTPLRQLDPSRLPGMNCGPDFTPSFLGNLGRPGMGGGGGGGGRGGGGGGGRGPPSGMGGPRGSHQGQRKEPRKIITSMSLNNDVQLNKAEKAWKPGVKKAAGRGGPPADEENDPEELKTQELFKRVRSVLNKLTPQMFQQLMKQVQEMTIDTEDRLKGVIDLIFEKAISEPNFSVAYANMCRCLMGLKVPTTDKPGTTVNFRKLLLNRCQKEFEKDQDDDEIFEKKQQELDAAASEEKQRLKAELEEAKDKARRRSLGNIKFIGELFKLKMLTEAIMHDCIVKLLKNHDEESLECLSRLLSTIGKDLDFEKAKPRMDQYFNQMEKIIKEKKTSSRIRFMLQDLLDLRRNTWVPRRGDQGPKTIDQIHKEAEQEEHREQIKVQQQFFAKTDNRGGGGGGGGGGGGGGGGGGGGGGRGGQGGRGSQHTPRGRENQPQDEGWNTVPITTKNRPIDTSRLSKITKPGALDFNNQLLAPGGKGMWGSWGKGSSGGTGAKPAGEPVPGGQESGGRPAASNRFSALQQAASSGLSSDADRRVPQRNSSSRERYDRAPERLDRGYDRRDDRGERDRNRPQVTKRSFSRETEGRSGDREQRGGGGGADPVRRVASMTDERGSRERARSKESVKRESTPTPPPAQTKPALSEEELDKKSTAIIEEYLHINDMKEALQCVQEMNSGQLLFVFVRNGIESTLERSPLVREHMGLLLHQLIKAGALTSQQYYKGLVEILEVAEDMAIDIPHIWLYLAELITPMLHEGGIPMGPLFRELAKSLTPQGMAGGLLVQILQLLCKAMSHKKVGAMWREAGLNWKDFLPEDEDVNKFVTDMDVEFTLGEEVERSSLKGLSLEELAVQLDRLIQDRADNQRIFDWVEANLDDQQLSSNVIVRALMTSVCQSAIICETPYKVDAAQLGQRAKLLQKYLSDEQKELQALYALQALLVEMEQPANLLRMFFDTLYDEDVIKEEAFYKWESSKDPAEQQGKGVALKSVTAFFTWLREAEDESDNS, via the exons ATGAATAAAGCACCACAGCCTATAAcgggacccccccaccccaccccatcccctgGACTCTCACAG ccccccttcccccctgggCAGCCCCCCTCTGTCGTGttcgcctccccgcctccacAAATGAACCCGACACCACAACCCAGACAG ttTGCCCCGGGGCCTCGTGCTTTGCACCAGCAG GGAGGATTCAGGTCACTGCAg ccgtACTATGGCAGCAGGCCCAACGCCCCCCGCGGCgtgcccccccccagcagcgcACCGCGGCAGGTGGCGCCCACGCACGTGTACCAGACGGCGGGCTCCCCAATGATGATGATTCCCCAGCAGCAGATCCCCTTCGCCCCCACGCCCCAGGGCCCCGCCTACTTCATACCTGGAGGACAG TACCGCTCCACATACGTTGCTGCCGCCCAGCAGTACCCGGTGCAGCCCGGCACCCCAGGCTTCTACCCCGGCACCAGCCCAGCTGAATGTGGTACTTATG caggGGCATACTACCCGGCGCAGCCCCAGTTCACACCCCCCGTGGCCCCGCCTCCTGTCATCATGAACCCtgccccccagcagcagcaggccccGCCACCTCAGCCCATGCAGTCCAAAAGAGAACGCAAACAG atcAGAATACGTGACCCTAACCAGGGTGGTCGAGACATCACCGAGGAGATCATGTCAGGTGGTCGTACTGGCTCCACCCCGACACCACCGCACGTCTTTGACGACCCTGCCCag ATACCAGATGACTCGGTGCTAACCCAGGCCAACGGTGAGAGTGCAGCACCTGCGCCTGTGGTGATCAGACCAG ATGACAGAGGTGTCCCGACGCCCCCACCCCCGTCGAAGACCCCCGAGCCTGTGAAGAGCGAGCCTGCCCCGGAGATCATCCCCCCCAGCAGGGCCGTCTCCgcgcctgccccctccctgcccctggaggtcccccccacccccctggccGACACTACCGCCCCTGCCCTCGCCAACCCCCCGCCCAGCAGCCAAGTCTCCGACGTCATGGATGCACCCCCACCCTGGgaaccctccccaacccccctgGACCCCTCGGTGCCAGcctaccctgcccccctcccaacccGCCTCTCCAAGACCCCcgtggtggaggtgaaggaggaggaggtgaaacaGCTCAAGCAGGAAGCAATGGCGTCCGCCAAGCCTGTCCGCCAAGCCCCGCCCTCCGCCCTGCCCTCCAGCACTAACGGGGTGCCCGCCCAGCCCAAGGAGGCGGAGCTGGCGGTGCTGTCCATCAGCatcccctccgccccccaggTGGAGGCTCCTCTAGAGTCGCCCATCGCCCAGCCGGAGGAGCTGCGTCTCCCTAAcggcctgcccctgcccctcccccaggacccGGAGCGCCCCTGCAGGGTCCTGACCGAGCGCCACGCCAGCCCCATCGCAGAGCCCCAGGTGGACCACACCGTGGATGCGCCGGTGGTTGCCGCGCCGGGGGTTGCCGCGCCCGTTGTTGCCGCGCCCGTTGTTGCCGCGCCCGTTGTTGCCGCGCCCGTGGCTGCCGCGCCCGTGGCAGCCGCGCCCGTGGCTGCCGCGCCCGTGGCAGCCGCGCCCGTGGCTGCCGCGCCCGTGGCTGCCGCGCCCGTGGCTGCCGCGCCCGTGGCTGCCGCGCCCGTGGCTGCCGCGCCCGTGGCTGCCGCGCCCGTGGCTGCCGCGCCCGTGGCTGCCGCGCCCGTGGCTGTCACGCCCGTGGCTGCCGCGCCCGTGGCTGTCGTGGTGGAGTCGACAGTCCCCCCAGTGTTGGTGGACACGGTGATCTCTGCTGTGCTGGAGACGGTGGCATTGGTGGACACGGTGAGCTCTGTGCTGGCGGCGCCCGAGGACCCCGAAACCACCGCCGctgtggctcctccccctgctgctgATGACAGGGAGGACACACCGCCACCACACATCCTCGCCCCCGCCGGGGACTCCTCTATGCAAG catCTGCTGTGTATGTgccaaagaagaagaggaagatgaaggAGCTGAACAAGAAGGAGACTGTAGGAGACCTCCTCGATGCCTTTACTGAG gACCAGGTGGTGGAGAGCCCGTCTGAGGTGGAGAaggccctgcccctccctgcctccgccCCTGAGGCAGAGGAGGCCAAGACCCCTGCCTCCGCTGCCCCACCTGCCGCTGACGAGGTGGACGAGacctgggaggagaaggaggacaagCTGGATGCTGAGAACATCAAACCCAAACAAGGAGAGCTGAAGTACCAGTACAAAGGGG agcACTGGAAACCCATCGACCCGGAAGATAAGAAGAGATATGACCGGGAGTTCCTGCTGCGCTTCCAGAATTGCACCGCCAGCCTCAGCAAGCCCGAAGGCCTTCCCCACATCAGTGATGTGGTCCTGGACAag gctaACAAGACCCCTCTGCGTCAGCTGGACCCCAGCCGCCTGCCAGGGATGAACTGCGGGCCCGACTTCACACCCTCCTTCCTGGGTAACCTGGGCCGGCCTGGCATGGGcggcggtggaggaggaggaggaagagggggaggtggaggagggggcagggggccg ccgtCTGGTATGGGCGGTCCACGGGGCTCCCACCAGGGCCAGAGGAAAGAGCCGCGCAAGATCATCACCAGCATGTCCCTCAACAACGACGTGCAGCTCAACAAGGCGGAGAAGGCCTGGAAGCCCGGCGTGAAGAAGGCGGCGGGCCGCGGCGGGCCCCCCGCGGACGAGGAGAACGACCCCGAGGAGCTGAAGACCCAGGAGCTGTTCAAGCGCGTGAGGAGCGTGCTCAACAAGCTCACGCCGCAGATGTTCCAGCAGCTGATGAAGCAGGTGCAGGAGATGACCATCGACACAGAGGACAGGCTGAAGGGGGTCATCGACCTCATCTTCGAGAAGGCCATCTCGGAGCCCAACTTCTCCGTGGCGTACGCCAACATGTGCCGCTGCCTTATGGGG CTCAAAGTCCCCACCACCGACAAGCCAGGAACCACTGTGAACTTCCGCAAGCTCCTCCTCAACCGCTGCCAGAAGGAGTTTGAGAAGGACCAGGACGACGACGAGATCTTCGAGAAGAAGCAGCAGGAGCTGGACGCCGCCGCCTCA GAGGAGAAGCAGCGTCTGAAGGCGGAGCTTGAGGAGGCCAAGGACAAGGCCCGGCGGCGCTCCCTGGGCAACATCAAATTCATCGGGGAGCTGTTCAAGCTGAAGATGCTGACAGAGGCCATCATGCATGACTGCATCGTCAAGCTGCTGAAGAACCATGACGAGGAGTCTCTGGAGTGCCTCAGCAGGCTGCTGTCCACCATCGGCAAGGACCTGGACTTCGAGAAGGCcaag cctcGTATGGACCAGTACTTCAACCAGATGGAGAAGATCATCAAGGAGAAGAAGACCTCGTCTAGGATCCGCTTCATGCTGCAGGACCTGCTGGATCTCCGACGG aacACCTGGGTTCCCCGGAGGGGAGACCAGGGCCCCAAGACCATCGACCAGATCCACAAGGAGGCAGAGCAGGAGGAACACCGAGAGCAGATCAAGGTCCAGCAGCAGTTCTTCGCCAAGACTGAcaacagaggaggtggaggaggtggtggtggtggtggaggaggaggaggtggtggtggagggggaggaggagggagaggtgggcagGGGGGACGTGGGAGCCAACACACCCCCCGCGGCCGTGAGAACCAGCCTCAGGACGAGGGTTGGAACACGGTGCCCATCACCACCAAGAACCGACCCATCGACACCTCCCGGCTCAGCAAGATCACCAAG CCTGGAGCTCTGGACTTCAACAACCAGCTCCTGGCCCCTGGGGGCAAGGGCATGTGGGGCAGCTGGGGCAAGGGAAGCAGTGGAGGCACGGGGGCCAAACCAGCCGGGGAACCag TGCCTGGtggtcaggagtcaggtggtcGCCCTGCAGCCAGTAACAGGTTCTCGGCCCTGCAGCAGGCCGCCTCCTCCGGACTCTCATCCGACGCTGACAGAAGAGTACCTCAGAG GAACAGCTCCAGCCGCGAGCGCTACGACCGGGCGCCCGAGCGCCTGGACCGCGGCTACGACCGGCGCGACGACCGCGGCGAGCGGGACAGGAACCGTCCTCAGGTCACCAAGCGCAGCTTCAGCCGGGAGACGGAGGGCCGCAGTGGCGACCGGGAGCAGCGTggcggagggggcggggctgacCCTGTCCGCCGCGTGGCCAGCATGACGGACGAGCGAGGCAGCAGAGAGCGTGCCCGCAGCAAAGAGAGCG tgaagagagagagcacccccacccctcctcctgcccagaCCAAGCCTGCCTTGAGCGAAGAGGAGCTGGACAAGAAGTCCACAGCCATCATCGAGGAGTACCTCCACATCAACGACATGaag GAGGCGCTGCAGTGTGTGCAGGAGATGAACAGCGGCCAgctgctgtttgtgtttgtgcggaACGGCATCGAGTCGACCCTGGAGCGTAGCCCCCTCGTCAGAGAGCACATGGGCCTCCTGCTGCACCAGCTCATCAAGGCTGGAGCCCTCACCTCCCAGCAGTACTACaaagg ACTTGTGGAGATCCTGGAGGTGGCCGAGGACATGGCCATAGACATCCCCCACATCTGGCTGTACCTGGCTGAACTCATCACCCCCATGCTGCACGAAGGAGGCATCCCTATGGGACCGCTCTTCAG GGAGCTGGCCAAGTCTCTCACTCCCCAGGGCATGGCTGGAGGTCTGCTGGTCCAAATCCTCCAGCTTCTCTGTAAAGCAATG agccATAAGAAGGTGGGCGCCATGTGGAGGGAGGCGGGACTTAACTGGAAGGACTTCCTGCCGGAAGACGAGGACGTCAACAAATTTGTTACAGACATG GATGTAGAGTTCACcctgggtgaggaggtggagaggagcagCCTGAAGGGGCTGAGCCTGGAGGAGTTGGCCGTGCAGCTGGACAGACTGATCCAGGACCGGGCGGACAACCAGCGCATCTTCGACTGGGTTGAG GCTAACCTGGATGATCAGCAGCTCTCCTCCAACGTGATCGTGAGAGCTCTTATGACCTCGGTCTGCCAGTCGGCCATCATCT GTGAGACCCCGTACAAGGTGGACGCGGCCCAGCTGGGCCAGAGGGCCAAGCTGCTGCAGAAGTACCTGAGTGACGAGCAGAAGGAGCTGCAGGCTCTGTACGCCCTGCAGGCCCTCCTGGTGGAGATGGAGCAACCTGCCA actTGCTGCGTATGTTCTTTGACACGCTGTATGATGAGGACGTGATCAAAGAGGAGGCCTTCTACAAGTGGGAGTCCAGCAAGGACCCAGCAGAGCAGCAGGGCAAGGGCGTGGCCCTCAAGTCTGTAACCGCCTTCTTCACCTGGCTCCGTGAGGCAGAGGACGAATCAGACAACAGCTAG
- the LOC134028670 gene encoding eukaryotic translation initiation factor 4 gamma 1-like isoform X3 — protein sequence MNKAPQPITGPPHPTPSPGLSQPPFPPGQPPSVVFASPPPQMNPTPQPRQFAPGPRALHQQGGFRSLQPYYGSRPNAPRGVPPPSSAPRQVAPTHVYQTAGSPMMMIPQQQIPFAPTPQGPAYFIPGGQYRSTYVAAAQQYPVQPGTPGFYPGTSPAECGTYAGAYYPAQPQFTPPVAPPPVIMNPAPQQQQAPPPQPMQSKRERKQIRIRDPNQGGRDITEEIMSGGRTGSTPTPPHVFDDPAQIPDDSVLTQANGESAAPAPVVIRPDDRGVPTPPPPSKTPEPVKSEPAPEIIPPSRAVSAPAPSLPLEVPPTPLADTTAPALANPPPSSQVSDVMDAPPPWEPSPTPLDPSVPAYPAPLPTRLSKTPVVEVKEEEVKQLKQEAMASAKPVRQAPPSALPSSTNGVPAQPKEAELAVLSISIPSAPQVEAPLESPIAQPEELRLPNGLPLPLPQDPERPCRVLTERHASPIAEPQVDHTVDAPVVAAPGVAAPVVAAPVVAAPVVAAPVAAAPVAAAPVAAAPVAAAPVAAAPVAAAPVAAAPVAAAPVAAAPVAAAPVAAAPVAAAPVAVTPVAAAPVAVVVESTVPPVLVDTVISAVLETVALVDTVSSVLAAPEDPETTAAVAPPPAADDREDTPPPHILAPAGDSSMQAAVYVPKKKRKMKELNKKETVGDLLDAFTEDQVVESPSEVEKALPLPASAPEAEEAKTPASAAPPAADEVDETWEEKEDKLDAENIKPKQGELKYQYKGEHWKPIDPEDKKRYDREFLLRFQNCTASLSKPEGLPHISDVVLDKANKTPLRQLDPSRLPGMNCGPDFTPSFLGNLGRPGMGGGGGGGGRGGGGGGGRGPPSGMGGPRGSHQGQRKEPRKIITSMSLNNDVQLNKAEKAWKPGVKKAAGRGGPPADEENDPEELKTQELFKRVRSVLNKLTPQMFQQLMKQVQEMTIDTEDRLKGVIDLIFEKAISEPNFSVAYANMCRCLMGLKVPTTDKPGTTVNFRKLLLNRCQKEFEKDQDDDEIFEKKQQELDAAASEEKQRLKAELEEAKDKARRRSLGNIKFIGELFKLKMLTEAIMHDCIVKLLKNHDEESLECLSRLLSTIGKDLDFEKAKPRMDQYFNQMEKIIKEKKTSSRIRFMLQDLLDLRRNTWVPRRGDQGPKTIDQIHKEAEQEEHREQIKVQQQFFAKTDNRGGGGGGGGGGGGGGGGGGGGGGRGGQGGRGSQHTPRGRENQPQDEGWNTVPITTKNRPIDTSRLSKITKPGALDFNNQLLAPGGKGMWGSWGKGSSGGTGAKPAGEPVPGGQESGGRPAASNRFSALQQAASSGLSSDADRRVPQRNSSSRERYDRAPERLDRGYDRRDDRGERDRNRPQVTKRSFSRETEGRSGDREQRGGGGGADPVRRVASMTDERGSRERARSKESVKRESTPTPPPAQTKPALSEEELDKKSTAIIEEYLHINDMKEALQCVQEMNSGQLLFVFVRNGIESTLERSPLVREHMGLLLHQLIKAGALTSQQYYKGLVEILEVAEDMAIDIPHIWLYLAELITPMLHEGGIPMGPLFRELAKSLTPQGMAGGLLVQILQLLCKAMSHKKVGAMWREAGLNWKDFLPEDEDVNKFVTDMDVEFTLGEEVERSSLKGLSLEELAVQLDRLIQDRADNQRIFDWVEANLDDQQLSSNVIVRALMTSVCQSAIICETPYKVDAAQLGQRAKLLQKYLSDEQKELQALYALQALLVEMEQPANLLRMFFDTLYDEDVIKEEAFYKWESSKDPAEQQGKGVALKSVTAFFTWLREAEDESDNS from the exons ATGAATAAAGCACCACAGCCTATAAcgggacccccccaccccaccccatcccctgGACTCTCACAG ccccccttcccccctgggCAGCCCCCCTCTGTCGTGttcgcctccccgcctccacAAATGAACCCGACACCACAACCCAGACAG ttTGCCCCGGGGCCTCGTGCTTTGCACCAGCAG GGAGGATTCAGGTCACTGCAg ccgtACTATGGCAGCAGGCCCAACGCCCCCCGCGGCgtgcccccccccagcagcgcACCGCGGCAGGTGGCGCCCACGCACGTGTACCAGACGGCGGGCTCCCCAATGATGATGATTCCCCAGCAGCAGATCCCCTTCGCCCCCACGCCCCAGGGCCCCGCCTACTTCATACCTGGAGGACAG TACCGCTCCACATACGTTGCTGCCGCCCAGCAGTACCCGGTGCAGCCCGGCACCCCAGGCTTCTACCCCGGCACCAGCCCAGCTGAATGTGGTACTTATG caggGGCATACTACCCGGCGCAGCCCCAGTTCACACCCCCCGTGGCCCCGCCTCCTGTCATCATGAACCCtgccccccagcagcagcaggccccGCCACCTCAGCCCATGCAGTCCAAAAGAGAACGCAAACAG atcAGAATACGTGACCCTAACCAGGGTGGTCGAGACATCACCGAGGAGATCATGTCAGGTGGTCGTACTGGCTCCACCCCGACACCACCGCACGTCTTTGACGACCCTGCCCag ATACCAGATGACTCGGTGCTAACCCAGGCCAACGGTGAGAGTGCAGCACCTGCGCCTGTGGTGATCAGACCAG ATGACAGAGGTGTCCCGACGCCCCCACCCCCGTCGAAGACCCCCGAGCCTGTGAAGAGCGAGCCTGCCCCGGAGATCATCCCCCCCAGCAGGGCCGTCTCCgcgcctgccccctccctgcccctggaggtcccccccacccccctggccGACACTACCGCCCCTGCCCTCGCCAACCCCCCGCCCAGCAGCCAAGTCTCCGACGTCATGGATGCACCCCCACCCTGGgaaccctccccaacccccctgGACCCCTCGGTGCCAGcctaccctgcccccctcccaacccGCCTCTCCAAGACCCCcgtggtggaggtgaaggaggaggaggtgaaacaGCTCAAGCAGGAAGCAATGGCGTCCGCCAAGCCTGTCCGCCAAGCCCCGCCCTCCGCCCTGCCCTCCAGCACTAACGGGGTGCCCGCCCAGCCCAAGGAGGCGGAGCTGGCGGTGCTGTCCATCAGCatcccctccgccccccaggTGGAGGCTCCTCTAGAGTCGCCCATCGCCCAGCCGGAGGAGCTGCGTCTCCCTAAcggcctgcccctgcccctcccccaggacccGGAGCGCCCCTGCAGGGTCCTGACCGAGCGCCACGCCAGCCCCATCGCAGAGCCCCAGGTGGACCACACCGTGGATGCGCCGGTGGTTGCCGCGCCGGGGGTTGCCGCGCCCGTTGTTGCCGCGCCCGTTGTTGCCGCGCCCGTTGTTGCCGCGCCCGTGGCTGCCGCGCCCGTGGCAGCCGCGCCCGTGGCTGCCGCGCCCGTGGCAGCCGCGCCCGTGGCTGCCGCGCCCGTGGCTGCCGCGCCCGTGGCTGCCGCGCCCGTGGCTGCCGCGCCCGTGGCTGCCGCGCCCGTGGCTGCCGCGCCCGTGGCTGCCGCGCCCGTGGCTGCCGCGCCCGTGGCTGTCACGCCCGTGGCTGCCGCGCCCGTGGCTGTCGTGGTGGAGTCGACAGTCCCCCCAGTGTTGGTGGACACGGTGATCTCTGCTGTGCTGGAGACGGTGGCATTGGTGGACACGGTGAGCTCTGTGCTGGCGGCGCCCGAGGACCCCGAAACCACCGCCGctgtggctcctccccctgctgctgATGACAGGGAGGACACACCGCCACCACACATCCTCGCCCCCGCCGGGGACTCCTCTATGCAAG CTGCTGTGTATGTgccaaagaagaagaggaagatgaaggAGCTGAACAAGAAGGAGACTGTAGGAGACCTCCTCGATGCCTTTACTGAG gACCAGGTGGTGGAGAGCCCGTCTGAGGTGGAGAaggccctgcccctccctgcctccgccCCTGAGGCAGAGGAGGCCAAGACCCCTGCCTCCGCTGCCCCACCTGCCGCTGACGAGGTGGACGAGacctgggaggagaaggaggacaagCTGGATGCTGAGAACATCAAACCCAAACAAGGAGAGCTGAAGTACCAGTACAAAGGGG agcACTGGAAACCCATCGACCCGGAAGATAAGAAGAGATATGACCGGGAGTTCCTGCTGCGCTTCCAGAATTGCACCGCCAGCCTCAGCAAGCCCGAAGGCCTTCCCCACATCAGTGATGTGGTCCTGGACAag gctaACAAGACCCCTCTGCGTCAGCTGGACCCCAGCCGCCTGCCAGGGATGAACTGCGGGCCCGACTTCACACCCTCCTTCCTGGGTAACCTGGGCCGGCCTGGCATGGGcggcggtggaggaggaggaggaagagggggaggtggaggagggggcagggggccg ccgtCTGGTATGGGCGGTCCACGGGGCTCCCACCAGGGCCAGAGGAAAGAGCCGCGCAAGATCATCACCAGCATGTCCCTCAACAACGACGTGCAGCTCAACAAGGCGGAGAAGGCCTGGAAGCCCGGCGTGAAGAAGGCGGCGGGCCGCGGCGGGCCCCCCGCGGACGAGGAGAACGACCCCGAGGAGCTGAAGACCCAGGAGCTGTTCAAGCGCGTGAGGAGCGTGCTCAACAAGCTCACGCCGCAGATGTTCCAGCAGCTGATGAAGCAGGTGCAGGAGATGACCATCGACACAGAGGACAGGCTGAAGGGGGTCATCGACCTCATCTTCGAGAAGGCCATCTCGGAGCCCAACTTCTCCGTGGCGTACGCCAACATGTGCCGCTGCCTTATGGGG CTCAAAGTCCCCACCACCGACAAGCCAGGAACCACTGTGAACTTCCGCAAGCTCCTCCTCAACCGCTGCCAGAAGGAGTTTGAGAAGGACCAGGACGACGACGAGATCTTCGAGAAGAAGCAGCAGGAGCTGGACGCCGCCGCCTCA GAGGAGAAGCAGCGTCTGAAGGCGGAGCTTGAGGAGGCCAAGGACAAGGCCCGGCGGCGCTCCCTGGGCAACATCAAATTCATCGGGGAGCTGTTCAAGCTGAAGATGCTGACAGAGGCCATCATGCATGACTGCATCGTCAAGCTGCTGAAGAACCATGACGAGGAGTCTCTGGAGTGCCTCAGCAGGCTGCTGTCCACCATCGGCAAGGACCTGGACTTCGAGAAGGCcaag cctcGTATGGACCAGTACTTCAACCAGATGGAGAAGATCATCAAGGAGAAGAAGACCTCGTCTAGGATCCGCTTCATGCTGCAGGACCTGCTGGATCTCCGACGG aacACCTGGGTTCCCCGGAGGGGAGACCAGGGCCCCAAGACCATCGACCAGATCCACAAGGAGGCAGAGCAGGAGGAACACCGAGAGCAGATCAAGGTCCAGCAGCAGTTCTTCGCCAAGACTGAcaacagaggaggtggaggaggtggtggtggtggtggaggaggaggaggtggtggtggagggggaggaggagggagaggtgggcagGGGGGACGTGGGAGCCAACACACCCCCCGCGGCCGTGAGAACCAGCCTCAGGACGAGGGTTGGAACACGGTGCCCATCACCACCAAGAACCGACCCATCGACACCTCCCGGCTCAGCAAGATCACCAAG CCTGGAGCTCTGGACTTCAACAACCAGCTCCTGGCCCCTGGGGGCAAGGGCATGTGGGGCAGCTGGGGCAAGGGAAGCAGTGGAGGCACGGGGGCCAAACCAGCCGGGGAACCag TGCCTGGtggtcaggagtcaggtggtcGCCCTGCAGCCAGTAACAGGTTCTCGGCCCTGCAGCAGGCCGCCTCCTCCGGACTCTCATCCGACGCTGACAGAAGAGTACCTCAGAG GAACAGCTCCAGCCGCGAGCGCTACGACCGGGCGCCCGAGCGCCTGGACCGCGGCTACGACCGGCGCGACGACCGCGGCGAGCGGGACAGGAACCGTCCTCAGGTCACCAAGCGCAGCTTCAGCCGGGAGACGGAGGGCCGCAGTGGCGACCGGGAGCAGCGTggcggagggggcggggctgacCCTGTCCGCCGCGTGGCCAGCATGACGGACGAGCGAGGCAGCAGAGAGCGTGCCCGCAGCAAAGAGAGCG tgaagagagagagcacccccacccctcctcctgcccagaCCAAGCCTGCCTTGAGCGAAGAGGAGCTGGACAAGAAGTCCACAGCCATCATCGAGGAGTACCTCCACATCAACGACATGaag GAGGCGCTGCAGTGTGTGCAGGAGATGAACAGCGGCCAgctgctgtttgtgtttgtgcggaACGGCATCGAGTCGACCCTGGAGCGTAGCCCCCTCGTCAGAGAGCACATGGGCCTCCTGCTGCACCAGCTCATCAAGGCTGGAGCCCTCACCTCCCAGCAGTACTACaaagg ACTTGTGGAGATCCTGGAGGTGGCCGAGGACATGGCCATAGACATCCCCCACATCTGGCTGTACCTGGCTGAACTCATCACCCCCATGCTGCACGAAGGAGGCATCCCTATGGGACCGCTCTTCAG GGAGCTGGCCAAGTCTCTCACTCCCCAGGGCATGGCTGGAGGTCTGCTGGTCCAAATCCTCCAGCTTCTCTGTAAAGCAATG agccATAAGAAGGTGGGCGCCATGTGGAGGGAGGCGGGACTTAACTGGAAGGACTTCCTGCCGGAAGACGAGGACGTCAACAAATTTGTTACAGACATG GATGTAGAGTTCACcctgggtgaggaggtggagaggagcagCCTGAAGGGGCTGAGCCTGGAGGAGTTGGCCGTGCAGCTGGACAGACTGATCCAGGACCGGGCGGACAACCAGCGCATCTTCGACTGGGTTGAG GCTAACCTGGATGATCAGCAGCTCTCCTCCAACGTGATCGTGAGAGCTCTTATGACCTCGGTCTGCCAGTCGGCCATCATCT GTGAGACCCCGTACAAGGTGGACGCGGCCCAGCTGGGCCAGAGGGCCAAGCTGCTGCAGAAGTACCTGAGTGACGAGCAGAAGGAGCTGCAGGCTCTGTACGCCCTGCAGGCCCTCCTGGTGGAGATGGAGCAACCTGCCA actTGCTGCGTATGTTCTTTGACACGCTGTATGATGAGGACGTGATCAAAGAGGAGGCCTTCTACAAGTGGGAGTCCAGCAAGGACCCAGCAGAGCAGCAGGGCAAGGGCGTGGCCCTCAAGTCTGTAACCGCCTTCTTCACCTGGCTCCGTGAGGCAGAGGACGAATCAGACAACAGCTAG